A stretch of the Acidilobus sp. 7A genome encodes the following:
- a CDS encoding NfeD family protein, protein MARVGFFSRLRWGVGSITLVIALAAVSAYLLVAGALNNDVIELFSGAVLAIVDVIIIAVKALENVTPMRPPSETLVGKRGRVVIAIRPPRSGVVRVGNELWSAVSNVEIGEGAEVLIVGREGLYVRVVPAADSANTGA, encoded by the coding sequence TTGGCGAGGGTTGGCTTCTTCTCAAGGCTGAGGTGGGGCGTGGGGAGCATCACGCTAGTTATAGCCCTGGCGGCTGTGTCGGCGTACCTGCTCGTCGCCGGCGCCCTAAATAATGACGTCATAGAGCTGTTCTCTGGCGCTGTACTTGCCATAGTGGATGTCATCATTATTGCAGTTAAGGCTCTGGAGAACGTGACCCCCATGAGACCCCCCTCAGAGACGCTGGTTGGCAAGAGGGGCAGGGTAGTAATCGCCATAAGGCCGCCCAGGTCAGGTGTAGTCAGAGTCGGCAACGAGCTGTGGTCAGCGGTGAGCAACGTTGAGATAGGCGAGGGGGCAGAGGTGCTCATAGTGGGCAGGGAGGGCCTCTACGTGAGGGTCGTTCCAGCTGCTGACAGTGCCAACACTGGTGCTTAA
- a CDS encoding DNA-directed RNA polymerase subunit G — protein sequence MISMSLDVKDLQPSKLEGVKIARAEGDGKTVVFDVIENLYTVNVGDRLELIIDEAKPSDLDSYDFCGHGYLVVDEGAGYSLLSLWGILYKFTPPLGLKPETKYYLCVRKAKS from the coding sequence ATGATAAGCATGAGCCTTGACGTCAAGGACCTGCAGCCCTCTAAGCTGGAGGGCGTCAAAATAGCTAGGGCTGAGGGAGACGGCAAGACGGTGGTGTTCGACGTTATAGAGAATCTCTACACAGTGAACGTCGGCGACAGACTTGAGCTCATCATAGACGAGGCGAAGCCAAGCGACCTGGACTCGTACGACTTCTGCGGCCACGGCTACCTCGTGGTTGACGAGGGGGCCGGCTACAGCCTGCTCTCGCTCTGGGGGATACTCTACAAGTTCACGCCTCCCCTTGGCCTCAAGCCTGAGACCAAGTACTACCTGTGCGTGAGGAAGGCCAAGAGTTAG
- a CDS encoding DUF1947 domain-containing protein — translation MPGKFSTRYKLSKKAVRELMQEVSSSLGNPPMNWEDVEEAKAEEYTVYFDSGMPCLARVNGALIPTLQCLLKRGFSWLPYVVVDRGATQALGRGADLMAPGIRRVSGSFKEGAIVAIVDEQSNVPVCVGRALKDSNTIDSMAKEKAKGKVIENVHYPGDGLWKLIS, via the coding sequence GTGCCAGGCAAGTTTTCAACGAGGTATAAGCTCTCCAAGAAGGCCGTCAGGGAGCTCATGCAGGAGGTCTCGTCAAGCCTGGGCAACCCTCCCATGAACTGGGAGGACGTCGAGGAGGCCAAGGCAGAGGAGTACACTGTTTACTTCGACTCAGGCATGCCATGCCTGGCGAGGGTTAACGGAGCCCTGATACCAACGCTCCAGTGCCTTCTGAAGAGGGGCTTCTCATGGCTACCCTACGTAGTGGTTGACAGGGGTGCCACGCAGGCCCTGGGAAGGGGGGCTGACCTCATGGCCCCAGGCATAAGGAGGGTCTCGGGGAGCTTCAAGGAGGGCGCGATCGTCGCTATAGTGGATGAGCAGAGCAACGTCCCCGTGTGCGTGGGGAGGGCGCTTAAGGACAGCAACACCATAGACTCCATGGCGAAGGAGAAGGCTAAAGGCAAGGTCATTGAGAACGTCCACTACCCTGGCGACGGGCTCTGGAAGCTCATATCCTAA